A stretch of DNA from Kwoniella mangroviensis CBS 8507 chromosome 1 map unlocalized Ctg01, whole genome shotgun sequence:
AGAGATCCATCCGTAAGCGGCAAAGAAGGAAGCGAGCAGATCGACTCCCAAGACAGCCGCAATAAGTTGGAAAGAGGGGAAGACATTCGGAGTTCCTGGCTCTTGAGCCAATCGAGTGATGACTACAGGTAAATAAAGTGTCAGAATGGTTTTTCAATCTCGTATCAATTATCGACTTACAGATAACCCAAGATTCAGTAAGGGCAACTTCCAGGAACAAGACTTCTTGTACTGAACCGAAGTTCTGGATAATACCTCCGTTCTCTAAATACAAAGTCCCTCGGATGATCCAAGTACCAGCAGCTAGCAGAAGACCTGAACAAGAGTACATATGAGCTTTCGCACCTCACACATGAAAAAGAGTCTTTGTGACTCGGAGCTCACCCATGATTGTGGAGATGATCCAGACTTTTGGTAATTGCCATTCGACTGGTTGTCTAGCGTAAGGGGCTGTTCCATACGCAGTAAGTTGCTAGGCCTATCACGGTATAACGTCgaacagctcacctcgatcatAAGCTATAGCAATGGTAGCTACATCCGCAAAGATAGCCAAAAACACAATCAAGTCTACTCGGATTGTCTCATTCTTGATCAAGATTGAAAGCATGAGATATACTTGGAGATGTACACAAAGGGCGATACTTTTCGAAACGCACAGTCAGCATACCCTATTGCCATTATCAATGACAAAAGGCAGAACTCACCGATAGATGATATACGCTTTCATCCTATGGAAGATCTGTCGGGCTACTTTGATAGCAGTGATAATAGTTGATAAACCTTCATCTAAGAAAACTACATCTGCAGCCGTCCGAGCAGCGTCCGAGGCACCTTCCACGGCAATACCACAATCTGCCTTCTTGAGTGAGGGAGCATCGTTGACACCATCTCCAGTCATTGCAGTTAAATGTCCTCTTTCTTGAAGGAGGTTGACGACTTGGTACTTATGTTCAGGGAAGACTTCAGCAAATCCATCAGCTGCTTCGACGAAATCTCTAATATCAGATCCAGCCATCCCACCTCCAATCAATTTTTCTGAATCGTACACATTGGTCTTGAGGCCTAGTTGTTTACATGTTTCCTTGGCGATGGCAACAGCATCTCCGGTCAACATCTTGACTGAGATACCGAGTTCGTGCGCTTCTCCGATGGTCTATATACAATAACGAACATGAGCAGGATCCTGACATTAGGATGTTGTGAGATAAAggcaatcactcaccttggcagTATCAGCTCTAGGAGGATCAAACATACATAACATTCCCAACAATTCCCAGTCTTTGCCATCTTCCTTTACAGCTACACCCAAAGACCTAAATCCTCTAGAAGCGAactgttgagcttgatttCTGTAATCCGCCACTGTATGAGCATCGAATTTAGACAATTTCAAAATGGCGTTTGGTGCACCTTTAGCACAGGTGTAGTGTTTTCCGTCTTTCTCAACCTCGGCTGTGATTCGTTTTGAGACTGGATCGAAAGGTGTAAACTTGTGTGTCTTCCATCCGCCTTTCAACATCTCTTGAGCTTTTGGGAAGTCCTAAATAATCGTCCCACGAAGTCAAATCAGCGATACCATTACCGAAAGTACACATCATGTTATTCATGGTCGACTTACCTTGAGTCCAACGATCGTGACCTTATCAATTGGGTCTAATCCTCTTACATTATGGGACGAAGCAAGAACAGCGACAGTCATGAACCAATTGGGATCAACATCAGGCGCGACATAGGGCTCATTAAGCGATAGCTTGTTGGCGGTCAATGTTCCAGTCTTATCCGAGCAAAGAATATCTACACCAGCGAGCGATTCAATGGCGGTCAATTTCTGTACGATCGCTTTTCTTCTGGCCAAGTAGGCAGCACCAACAGCCagggtggtggtggtgacCACGGGCAGACCGACGGGTACACCAATGATGAGGAAAATAAGGGCATAGACGAGTAAGTTGTTCTGACTAGGTGTAGCGATCTTGGTACCGCGGAAGAACCCTCCAATCCAGACAGCGAAGATGAATGCGACGACCATGACAAGGAGACTACAGTGACACTTAGTAGATATCCAGGCTGGCGCAGGCGATATCGACTTACGTTGTTCCAATACCACCGAGAACGATTTGGAAGTGTCCCTTCTCGTTCGAGCCTAGATCATATATAGCATCAATATTGATAGCCAATCATGATACACTTCAATCATTCTGGGAACGTGTGTTACTCACTAGATACCAAAGTAGCCGTTCTACCTACAAAAGAACCTTTCGCAGAGACCGTAACTATCCCATAACATTTACCCCTTTTCACACCACACGTATAATATGCGATATCGCCAACGAATTTATCTACGGCTAACGATTCACCGGTGATAGCAGATTGGTCGACTGACATCACGGAAGGACCTTTATCGGgtccatcatcgtcgtcgttctcttcatcatcagaatcgTTATGTTGTCCCTTGGCCTTCTTGGATTTCTCGTGGTTGTCTAAAATCTCTTTGGACTGATAAAAGAGGTATTCAGCTCTCCTGTTGTGCGTCAGACACAGCCAAGCAAGACAAGTATTCACCTTAGATCCATCTTTGTCCTGGTAATCTCCCAAGATCTAACGAACAGACCAAGGTCAGCGCCAGAGATGCGGGATACGCTCGAATCCTTTTACATACCTTGGCATCAGCAGCGATTGTGTTACCTTCTTCAAGAACGATGATGTCTCCAGGAACCAACTCTCTAGCTTCGATTTCCTGTTCCTTGCCATCTCGAACAGCAACAGTCTTCATGGCTATACCCGCTTTCAACTGAGCAACAATATCTCCGGCTTGCCTGTGAGGTACACCAGCAGTCAGCTCAATCCTCCTTCTTGACGAGCAAGTGGGAATTGCATAATCGTTGTGATGGAGGGATACTCACTTCTCCTGGTACCAACCGACAGCAGCGTTCAGGAATAAGATACCAATGATCACACCGAAATCGATCCAGTCTCTCAGACCAGCAGCAAGCAAGACAGCCAATTCCATGACGTATAAGATGGGACCTCGGAAATACGATATGAACTTGATGAATTGATTTTCGGATGGACTACAAGCATCGATCCCGTCAGAGCCAGGCAACGATGTAAGAACAGAGCTCAGGCAAGAATATCCATACATACCTCTCAAGTTCATTCCATCCTGAGTgtttccttctctcatcgatatcagaGGAGGATAGACCTTTTTGTCGATCAGTCTCCAACCATTCTTGTGGGACCTGCGTAAGGGGGATTTTGAGCACGAATATAATATATTATGAGGAATTTGAAGGACTGACCTTCTTGGTACCGGATTCTACTTTTGTCTTCTTCCAAGGTGCATACCATTTCCTAACGTATTTCGTATTCttatcatcgtcttcatcatcatcgtccttcttgttctttaGCTTTTGCTTCTGCTCCTCTACATATCGCAATAGTACATCATattcttccccttcataCTCTGCATAAAAAAATTCAAAATCAGTATAGACCCATAATCCAGTTGCAGATAGGTCACTTGCgctactcactcttcttctcctcttcttcattacGCTTAGCTTCAGCATCTGCGTCCCCAGACTCGGGATCTTTCTTGTGGTTCTTCCTATGTGTCAAAGCCATAGTTCTCGCTTCCTTTGTGGTTCTCCAGGTCAGGCCTTCCAAGATGGTCCTGAAATACTTACACCGGTCTTCTTGGGCTCCTATAAAATTGGCTGTGACAAGAACAACAGTTGATAATGTTGTCTATACCACTTGGTGATGAAGTAGCAAACAGGATCTGATATATTATTATAAATCAGATTAacatcaatctccttcacctgcgACAAAGTGAGAAAATGTTTATAATAATAGATATGACGTCTTTCAGCCATATGCGTTCACCGAATACCGAATCGAGTACTAACTACTGTTGCATGCATATGTGTTCGTCATCACCTGGGCCCCTGAACTGAGTTCTCTCATTTTACCCCCTTTCAATTCAGGCTGAATCAAGATACCACAATCGACCTGCATTTAACGAGGTCTTCCCGGCCGTGCTTGCCAGTGATTCCATCTGAGAATGATTCAGGTGACCGTTGCGgtaagagaaggaaaagagtAAGAGTACTCGTACCGGTCACAATCTATTTACGGATACCAAACGTCATTCCGTGCCTGCGCATCGTAATCTTCCGATTCAAGCGATTCCCAGCCCAAGCCGCGCCGCGAGGAGCTCCAGCTGGGAACGCTCCGCTGGAACTGGCGAAATGTGGTGTAATCATTCAAGATGACGAGTGGAGGTTTAAAAAGAACTCAGTGGGTATGAGGCCATATGATTGCTTGTAACACGTACGAGTATGATGGGTTGCCTACGCATCTCGAAACCAGGCAAGAGATTCAACTGAGTAATGCAGCTCGGCAAAGATGTGGATTCGATAAGAATGAGGAAGCCACAGGAGGgggatgaggttgatcgagATCTAGCTCATCAGCATGGATCGTTTTCCTCCGAGCACGCTCAAGCATCCTTTGCGACTCAATGAATCACCATCAAGGAAAGCgaaaggatgggatggatcaaAAGTCGTGTTCACCGCATGCTGGCTTAACCCCAAGATCGTTGAGTAGACCTGACGATTGTCACtctgtgtgtgtgtatggATCAGCCCACAGAGAGCGACCATGACAAGGAAGCAGGACAATAAGCATGTCCCAGTGCGATTCTGTGTGTGTGTGCGTGTTCATCCAATGCGTgccgatcagatcagatcaagaaacGGCGCTTTATCCTCGAGGAGGATATGCGAAAATTATCAACCCTCCAGGTGCAGTACTCCCGTACACCCACTTCTCAATcaaacatatatatgtatgctgatgcttTTTAACACCTTTATCAACTAAACTAATATTCAACATCTACTGAAATCGATGAATCATgtcaaagatcaagatctccCGACCTAAAACATCCATCAGTCTTGGTCGACTGCAAGGTGAAGCGAGACGATATTTCGGGTCTAACCCAATCTTGCTGGAAGCTGGTAAAGTCGTCTTGGCTGCGGTGATGGTAGAAGTGACGAGGAGGGTGACGAGTTCTATCAATAATGCTATcaatcaaggtgagtacactcttcttccagtGTGTCAGCTGGTCTATACAATACACTGTTATATACATATTCCACATTCACATTGCTAAAAGGAGTAAATAACTGCTGATTATACTACTCCATGTTGTTAGGTCTCATACTCCGAgctaccatcccatcttctgatCCAGCATACGACTGGCTGATCCACTTCATTCGTCAACACACTTCCGCCTTATCCAAGTCAACCAAAGACAGTATCCCATTTTGGACAGACTACCTCGAAGCGATGTATCCTACCGGCCGATATCCCCCAAAAGAGATGATCATCCGATCCAAGTTACCGACCAACGCACCCCTGAAAACGGAGGAACACGGTGATCCAAATGACCCCTCAAGAGCTAACGATGAGGTGGAATTGTTTACTCTGCCTACCAAAAGTGAGCATCCACCACCTACCCATTTCCGGCAGATCGGATGAGAAGGCAATATCATAATCTCACTCCACTATCATGGCCTACTTAGCTATCAACATGGACATTCCATTCGAAGGTCATACATTCCATTTCGTACTGGAAACCAATAGTGGGCAAAAAGAGCGAAACCTGAAAATATCGTAAGTTGCTCTCTCTATTCTGTCGTATCCTAACAAGTGTTGACATATGATAGCTCACCCTGACCGTAGGGTATCGTCCTTCTCTCGCTCTCGGGAGATATTCCATTCTCTCATCTATCACTCCCGAACCCTCTACCTTGCCAAGTCTCATAGCAGATTATCAATCTACATTCCCCGTCTGACCACACACTGGTGGGTAGGTTCATGGAACTTGACTTCCTTCAAACCTATCAGACCATGGGAGTCGGTCTTTCTCCCTCAATCGGTCAAAGATGGTGTATTGAGGGATACAAGGGAGTTCCTGGAGAACAAGCAGTTTTATCAGGATAGGGGATTACCTTGGAGAAGAGGCTGGTTGCTTTATGGCCTACCAGGTACAGGAAAGACTTCattgagtgagtgacaaCTTCTATATACACCAACACCGGTATACTATGATAACGATAGAGCAGCTGATTTTCGGCTTGTTCGAATGATCTTATGTATAGTCACAGCGCTTGCATCTCATTTCAAACTCGGCGTATACATCGTCAACGTCGGGGCTAAAGGGTGAGTGACCTTGAGATATGTATGTCAATTCATACGCCTTTAGCTATAGATTGACATTGTCCTGGTCTGCAGACTCGACGACGAGGTACTCATGAAGTTGGTGATGGACTGCCCAAAGAAATgcattcttctctttgaaGACATGTAAGCTGCTTCAGGTTGCTTGAAAACGATTGACAAGACTAATTCGTCTCTCTTCACGTTGTATAGCGACTGTGCTTTTCGAAGTCGTAAGAAGGGTGCTACGACCGTAGGACTCCCGCCTCCATCTGTatcaccaaagaagaaggccAAGCGTACAAGTCCATCGAAGTCATCTGTTCCGACTGCAGTCCTTGATGACTCAGCTGTCACAGAAG
This window harbors:
- a CDS encoding plasma-membrane proton-efflux P-type ATPase, translated to MALTHRKNHKKDPESGDADAEAKRNEEEEKKKYEGEEYDVLLRYVEEQKQKLKNKKDDDDEDDDKNTKYVRKWYAPWKKTKVESGTKKVPQEWLETDRQKGLSSSDIDERRKHSGWNELESPSENQFIKFISYFRGPILYVMELAVLLAAGLRDWIDFGVIIGILFLNAAVGWYQEKQAGDIVAQLKAGIAMKTVAVRDGKEQEIEARELVPGDIIVLEEGNTIAADAKILGDYQDKDGSKSKEILDNHEKSKKAKGQHNDSDDEENDDDDGPDKGPSVMSVDQSAITGESLAVDKFVGDIAYYTCGVKRGKCYGIVTVSAKGSFVGRTATLVSSSNEKGHFQIVLGGIGTTLLVMVVAFIFAVWIGGFFRGTKIATPSQNNLLVYALIFLIIGVPVGLPVVTTTTLAVGAAYLARRKAIVQKLTAIESLAGVDILCSDKTGTLTANKLSLNEPYVAPDVDPNWFMTVAVLASSHNVRGLDPIDKVTIVGLKDFPKAQEMLKGGWKTHKFTPFDPVSKRITAEVEKDGKHYTCAKGAPNAILKLSKFDAHTVADYRNQAQQFASRGFRSLGVAVKEDGKDWELLGMLCMFDPPRADTAKTIGEAHELGISVKMLTGDAVAIAKETCKQLGLKTNVYDSEKLIGGGMAGSDIRDFVEAADGFAEVFPEHKYQVVNLLQERGHLTAMTGDGVNDAPSLKKADCGIAVEGASDAARTAADVVFLDEGLSTIITAIKVARQIFHRMKAYIIYRIALCVHLQVYLMLSILIKNETIRVDLIVFLAIFADVATIAIAYDRAPYARQPVEWQLPKVWIISTIMGLLLAAGTWIIRGTLYLENGGIIQNFGSVQEVLFLEVALTESWVIFITRLAQEPGTPNVFPSFQLIAAVLGVDLLASFFAAYGWISGPAIEHGGWVDIVTIVKIWGYSFGVTVVILLVYLILNKISWLDHIGRVSRSKRNEKLENFLTDLQRLTIVHESDHNGSYFRFASGGSGSATPKEGSGDDKDKKPKSKPKKEQDSKSSDKGKGVEGGDKTMMDHAGKGDQAEAEKQQGQKRHPSSGPGSKQKGSEGEPTEVSTKEHTQGNPDSNLNKDNSQRTDEDERSSEGTHVEP